Proteins co-encoded in one Sphingobacteriaceae bacterium genomic window:
- a CDS encoding AzlC family ABC transporter permease, translating to WLAGVQAGFPIVLGYFPVAVAFGMAARSSGLSGLQSVVTSAVLYAGASQFALVGLLGAGEPPLVVGLTALALNVRHIFYGPVLAPLLQGLSRGWRMLLAYGLTDEVFAAAAARMESFPPHERPGWLWGLSCAAYGSWLLGTWVGTTGGGAIMTAFPQLGQVLSFALPVLFLVLLLPLLKGPAVVTALATAGATLPFHLMGKTGMGLAVGVVAGLVAGLLWEAKMSPEPGEKEGI from the coding sequence TGGCTGGCCGGCGTCCAGGCCGGCTTTCCCATCGTTCTCGGCTATTTTCCCGTGGCTGTAGCCTTCGGCATGGCGGCCCGCTCGTCGGGGTTGAGCGGGTTGCAGAGCGTAGTGACTTCGGCCGTCCTGTATGCCGGGGCCAGCCAGTTCGCCCTGGTGGGGCTCCTGGGCGCCGGCGAGCCTCCTTTGGTTGTCGGGCTGACGGCCCTGGCCCTCAACGTCCGCCACATTTTCTACGGCCCGGTATTGGCGCCGCTGCTCCAAGGCCTGTCCAGGGGCTGGCGGATGCTGCTGGCTTATGGCCTTACCGATGAAGTCTTTGCCGCAGCGGCCGCCCGGATGGAGTCGTTCCCGCCCCACGAGCGCCCCGGCTGGCTTTGGGGCCTGTCCTGCGCCGCCTACGGGTCATGGCTCCTGGGCACCTGGGTGGGCACCACCGGCGGCGGGGCCATCATGACGGCCTTCCCCCAGTTGGGCCAGGTGCTGTCCTTCGCCCTGCCCGTGCTCTTCCTGGTGCTGCTGCTGCCCCTGCTCAAGGGGCCGGCGGTGGTGACGGCCCTGGCCACGGCGGGGGCTACCCTGCCCTTCCATCTAATGGGCAAGACAGGAATGGGCCTGGCCGTGGGCGTGGTGGCGGGCCTGGTGGCCGGGCTCCTGTGGGAAGCCAAGATGTCCCCCGAGCCCGGGGAAAAGGAGGGCATTTAG
- a CDS encoding AzlD domain-containing protein, with amino-acid sequence MDWLIALLIAAIGTYLMRIIPFSLALTRRGSAAQAAEEGLGARILALASPAIITALLVVAVVPPWPETDTAELLRRGAGLAAAALAHSRRANLALAVLAGLLAYAVLKI; translated from the coding sequence TTGGACTGGCTCATCGCCCTCCTCATCGCTGCCATCGGCACCTACTTGATGCGGATCATTCCCTTCAGCCTGGCCTTGACCCGGCGGGGCTCCGCCGCCCAGGCCGCCGAGGAAGGGCTGGGGGCTCGCATCCTGGCCCTGGCGTCGCCCGCCATCATCACCGCCCTCCTGGTGGTGGCGGTGGTGCCGCCCTGGCCCGAGACCGATACGGCAGAACTGCTCCGCCGGGGAGCCGGTCTGGCGGCGGCGGCCCTGGCCCACAGCCGCCGGGCCAACCTGGCCTTGGCGGTGCTGGCAGGCCTCCTGGCCTATGCCGTCCTCAAAATATGA
- a CDS encoding MFS transporter, whose product MQPLWTRSFTALTVAMFFLATGFYLLLTSLPLYIVELGGTEAHVGLLAFVFTISAMVLRPFVGGLLDRLGRRQFVLGGLLLFAISMFAYTRVVELVPLTLVRVVHGLSWAITTTAIATAASDVIPRRRFGEGMGWFGMSTTLGMAVGPLLPVALLPYISYHGVFLVGCGLAVTSLMIARLAQMPFQPKERKPRVVLFNKAVLPVAATVFFFAMVYSSIVTFLPLFAESIRVNKGLFFTVYALFLLVVRAFSGRLADRHGAAPVIVPGLVSATLTMLVLWQTETVRGIVFAAILFSIAFGSAHPILQATALRLVPPGQKGVANATYISAFDLGIGLGSVLLGRIAEAQGFAAMFLATALFGAIALLIYLYFARRIGGRELLQEA is encoded by the coding sequence ATGCAGCCGTTATGGACCAGATCTTTCACAGCATTGACCGTAGCCATGTTCTTTCTCGCCACGGGCTTTTACCTGCTGCTCACTTCCCTGCCCCTGTACATCGTTGAGCTGGGCGGCACAGAAGCGCACGTGGGCCTCTTGGCCTTTGTCTTCACCATTTCGGCCATGGTGCTGCGCCCCTTTGTCGGTGGCCTGCTGGACCGGCTGGGCCGCCGGCAGTTCGTCCTGGGGGGCTTGCTTCTCTTCGCCATTTCCATGTTCGCCTACACCCGGGTGGTGGAACTGGTGCCCCTCACCCTGGTGCGGGTGGTCCACGGCCTCAGCTGGGCCATCACCACCACCGCCATCGCCACGGCGGCCTCTGATGTCATCCCCCGCCGCCGCTTCGGTGAGGGAATGGGCTGGTTCGGCATGTCCACCACCTTGGGCATGGCCGTGGGGCCCCTGCTGCCCGTGGCGCTGCTGCCGTACATTTCCTATCACGGCGTGTTTCTCGTGGGCTGCGGCTTGGCCGTCACTTCGCTGATGATCGCCCGCCTGGCCCAGATGCCCTTCCAGCCCAAGGAGAGGAAACCACGGGTCGTCTTGTTCAACAAGGCGGTGCTCCCGGTGGCGGCCACGGTGTTTTTCTTCGCCATGGTGTATTCGTCCATCGTCACCTTCCTGCCCTTGTTTGCCGAGAGCATCCGGGTGAACAAGGGGCTGTTCTTCACCGTCTATGCCCTATTTCTGCTGGTGGTCCGGGCCTTTTCCGGCCGGCTGGCCGACCGCCACGGGGCCGCGCCCGTCATCGTCCCCGGCCTGGTGTCGGCCACCTTGACCATGCTGGTCTTGTGGCAGACGGAAACCGTGCGGGGCATCGTCTTCGCCGCCATCCTGTTCAGCATCGCCTTCGGCTCGGCCCACCCCATCCTGCAGGCCACAGCCCTGCGCCTGGTGCCGCCGGGCCAGAAGGGCGTGGCCAACGCCACCTACATCAGCGCCTTCGATCTGGGCATCGGCCTGGGCTCCGTGCTGCTGGGGCGGATAGCCGAGGCCCAGGGCTTCGCCGCCATGTTCTTGGCCACGGCCCTCTTCGGGGCCATAGCCCTGCTCATCTACCTGTACTTCGCCCGGCGCATCGGCGGGCGGGAACTGCTCCAGGAAGCGTAA
- the vanR gene encoding VanR-ABDEGLN family response regulator transcription factor, whose protein sequence is MAANILVVDDEQAIADLIELYLRNENFNVFKCGNGREALACVAEEALDLAILDVMLPDMDGFTLCRRIREEHTFPIIMLTAKDEEIDKITGLTLGADDYVTKPFHPLELVARVKAQLRRFTIYNPDRAAGEDQIIAFSGLVLNRRTRQCTLNEKPVSLTPTEFAILWTLASRRGQVVSSEELFREVWGEQYFKSSNNTVMVHIRHLRGKLGDKAENPKYIKTVWGVGYKIEG, encoded by the coding sequence ATGGCGGCCAACATCTTAGTGGTGGACGACGAGCAAGCCATTGCCGATTTGATCGAACTTTACCTGCGCAACGAGAATTTCAACGTCTTCAAGTGCGGCAACGGCCGGGAAGCCTTGGCCTGCGTGGCAGAAGAAGCATTGGACCTGGCCATCCTGGACGTCATGCTGCCCGATATGGACGGTTTCACCCTCTGCCGCCGCATTCGGGAGGAGCATACCTTTCCCATCATCATGCTGACGGCCAAAGATGAGGAAATCGACAAGATCACCGGGCTGACCTTGGGCGCCGACGACTACGTGACCAAGCCCTTTCACCCCTTGGAACTGGTGGCCCGGGTGAAAGCCCAGTTGCGCCGCTTCACCATCTACAACCCCGACCGGGCTGCAGGGGAAGACCAGATCATCGCCTTTTCCGGTTTGGTGCTTAACCGCCGGACGCGCCAATGCACCCTCAACGAAAAGCCCGTATCTTTGACGCCCACGGAATTTGCCATCCTCTGGACGCTGGCTTCCCGGCGGGGGCAGGTGGTCAGTTCCGAAGAGTTGTTCCGTGAGGTATGGGGCGAACAGTACTTCAAGAGCAGCAACAACACGGTCATGGTCCACATTCGCCACCTGCGGGGCAAATTGGGGGATAAGGCCGAAAATCCCAAGTACATCAAGACCGTTTGGGGAGTGGGTTACAAAATTGAAGGATAA
- a CDS encoding ATP-binding protein, with product MKDNFRRRLMFRLIGSTLVQVVALLSLWGGLYILIGSTSVGNVVVRLLLRMLGDNYFTVLPGLVTAYMLIPVAGVAFLVYRPVAKATEYLDQLVNSVDTLLQDDDTLIQLPADLQSVEVQLNGLKQRALRNAQVAAQAEQRKNDMVVYLAHDIRTPLTSIIGYLSLLNDSPDLPPDQRAKYVNVTLEKAYRLEELVNEFFEITRFNLQTIVLQKQQINLTHMLAQMADEFHPLLAPEDKRIVVTAPDDLVVRADPDKLSRVFNNILKNAVSYSPAGSEIHIAADRQEEQGVTVRFTNRGNPIPPEKLALIFEKFYRLDQARSSQTGGAGLGLAIAKEIVAAHGGTIEATSDEEETVFTVTLP from the coding sequence TTGAAGGATAACTTCCGCCGCCGCCTTATGTTCAGACTGATCGGGAGCACCTTGGTGCAGGTGGTCGCCCTCCTCAGCCTTTGGGGCGGCTTGTACATCCTGATCGGGTCCACGTCTGTAGGTAATGTGGTTGTCCGCCTGCTGCTGCGCATGCTGGGCGACAATTACTTCACCGTGCTCCCCGGGCTGGTTACGGCCTACATGCTCATCCCCGTGGCGGGAGTGGCTTTCCTCGTCTACCGCCCCGTAGCCAAGGCCACGGAATATTTGGACCAATTGGTGAACTCGGTGGATACGCTGCTCCAGGATGACGATACGCTTATTCAACTGCCGGCGGATTTGCAAAGCGTGGAGGTCCAGCTCAACGGCTTGAAGCAGCGGGCGCTGCGCAACGCCCAAGTGGCGGCCCAGGCCGAGCAGCGGAAGAACGACATGGTGGTATACTTGGCCCACGACATCAGAACGCCCCTCACGTCCATCATCGGCTACTTGAGCTTGTTGAACGATAGCCCCGACCTGCCGCCGGACCAGCGGGCCAAGTATGTGAACGTTACCCTGGAAAAAGCGTACCGGTTGGAAGAACTGGTCAATGAGTTTTTCGAAATTACCCGCTTCAACCTGCAAACCATCGTGCTGCAAAAACAACAAATCAACCTGACCCACATGCTGGCCCAGATGGCCGATGAGTTTCACCCCCTGCTGGCCCCGGAAGATAAGCGGATCGTGGTGACGGCGCCCGATGACCTGGTGGTCCGCGCCGATCCCGATAAGCTATCCCGGGTGTTCAACAACATTCTCAAAAACGCCGTGTCCTACAGCCCGGCGGGCAGCGAAATCCACATCGCCGCAGACCGGCAGGAGGAGCAGGGGGTGACGGTGCGCTTCACCAATCGGGGCAACCCCATCCCACCGGAAAAACTGGCCCTCATTTTCGAAAAGTTTTATCGCCTGGATCAGGCCCGTTCCTCCCAAACGGGCGGCGCCGGCCTGGGGTTGGCCATCGCCAAGGAAATCGTGGCCGCCCACGGCGGCACCATCGAAGCCACCAGCGACGAGGAGGAAACGGTGTTCACCGTTACCCTGCCGTGA